One Methylomonas sp. LL1 DNA window includes the following coding sequences:
- a CDS encoding segregation and condensation protein A produces MNAVEPRVEAPITPLAMVEGQPYQDAPDDLYIPPDALEVFLDAFEGPLDLLLYLIRRQNLDILNIPIAQITHQYIGYIEMMDQMRLELAAEYLVMAALLAEIKSRMLLPRQPESEEEEEDPRAFLIRKLQEYEAIKKVAEEIDLLPRNERDTFEASVDVSTVNVLQAPPDVQLKEILLAFQDVLKRVEQLSHHQITKEPLSVRERMAAILEKLNGADQLPFAACFTRSEGKNGVVVAFLAILELSKERIIDIFQPEPYAALSVRIRPATAGGD; encoded by the coding sequence ATGAATGCGGTAGAGCCTCGGGTAGAAGCGCCCATTACCCCATTGGCGATGGTCGAGGGCCAGCCCTATCAGGATGCGCCCGACGATTTATACATTCCGCCCGATGCTCTGGAAGTTTTTTTGGATGCGTTCGAAGGACCGCTGGATTTGCTGCTGTATTTGATTCGGCGCCAGAATCTGGATATTCTGAATATCCCCATCGCTCAGATTACCCATCAATATATCGGCTACATCGAGATGATGGATCAGATGCGGCTGGAACTGGCGGCGGAGTATCTGGTGATGGCGGCGCTACTGGCGGAAATCAAATCCCGCATGCTGTTGCCCAGACAGCCAGAGAGCGAAGAAGAGGAAGAAGACCCGCGCGCGTTCCTGATCCGTAAACTGCAGGAATACGAAGCGATCAAAAAAGTCGCCGAGGAAATCGATTTATTGCCCAGAAACGAGCGCGATACTTTCGAGGCCAGCGTCGATGTGTCGACTGTCAACGTACTGCAGGCCCCGCCGGATGTGCAACTCAAGGAAATATTGCTGGCGTTTCAGGATGTATTGAAACGCGTCGAGCAACTCAGTCATCACCAAATAACCAAAGAGCCCTTATCAGTCCGTGAACGAATGGCAGCCATCTTGGAAAAACTTAACGGAGCAGATCAGCTCCCTTTCGCAGCGTGTTTTACCCGAAGTGAAGGAAAAAATGGGGTGGTTGTCGCGTTTCTTGCCATCCTTGAACTCTCCAAGGAGCGAATCATCGACATCTTCCAGCCCGAACCCTACGCCGCCCTCAGCGTTAGAATCCGCCCCGCCACCGCTGGCGGCGATTGA
- the scpB gene encoding SMC-Scp complex subunit ScpB: MNTKRIVEAILFAANKPMTIKQIQEAFPELEQPDTLEIQVALEAIAQDYLPRPIGLKQLASGYRFQIKEGMAPWVTRLFEEKPARYSRALLETLSIIAYRQPVTRGEIEDIRGVSVSSGIIHTLLEREWIRVIAHKEVPGRPALYGTTKQFLDYFNLTSLNELPTLQEIVDLDFSNEQPQQEHRERPQTEPSQTEPPFESAEQAIGDGTQAETDGDAESPTIH, from the coding sequence GTGAATACCAAACGCATCGTGGAAGCCATCCTGTTTGCCGCCAACAAACCGATGACGATCAAGCAGATACAAGAGGCCTTTCCCGAACTGGAACAGCCCGATACCCTGGAAATCCAGGTGGCGCTGGAAGCCATCGCTCAGGATTATCTGCCGCGGCCGATCGGCTTGAAACAATTGGCGAGCGGTTACCGCTTCCAAATCAAGGAAGGCATGGCGCCCTGGGTGACTCGGCTGTTCGAGGAAAAGCCGGCACGCTATTCCAGAGCCTTGTTGGAAACCTTGTCCATCATCGCCTACCGCCAACCGGTGACGCGCGGCGAGATCGAGGACATACGCGGTGTCAGCGTGAGTTCCGGCATTATTCATACCTTGCTGGAACGGGAGTGGATACGGGTGATTGCCCATAAGGAAGTGCCGGGACGTCCGGCTTTGTATGGCACTACCAAACAATTTCTGGATTATTTTAATTTAACCTCGTTGAACGAATTACCCACGCTGCAAGAAATCGTCGATCTTGATTTCAGCAACGAACAACCACAGCAGGAACATCGTGAAAGACCGCAAACCGAACCATCCCAAACAGAACCCCCATTCGAATCAGCGGAACAAGCAATCGGAGACGGAACGCAAGCCGAGACCGACGGCGATGCCGAAAGCCCAACCATCCACTAA